DNA sequence from the Geobacter sp. AOG2 genome:
GTATGGGATTTGAGAAGGACGAAATGAGCGGTCATGGTTTCAGAGCCTTAGCCCGAACGATACTTGATGAAGTTTTGCATGTTCGCCCCGATTATATAGAACACCAGCTAGCTCATGCTGTCAAAGACCCCAACGGAAGGGCCTATAACCGAACGGCTCATCTTGTTGAACGTAAGAAGATGATGCAGGCGTGGGCAGATTATCTCGATTCCCTAAAATCAATGTTATAACTATCTGTTATTGTTCAATAAACAATATTTACATGGTATGATATGAGTGATAAAGAATATAAAAGAGCAATTTTACAACTATCTCGGCAGTTAACGCCATTAGAGAAAAAATATGGTTACAAGCATAAGAACAAAAATATAGACACCAACTTATCGAATATATTACGTAATATCATATATGTTAAACCTAACCCAATGTTTTATGCAATGGCTTGGGAAAAGGCTTTTATCGATAGTCCAAATGTGTCTGAAGATGATGTTTCAACTGCAATAAAATACTTCTCAAAAGGCAAAGAATTTTTCAGTTATTTATCAAGCAGACCAGATTCAAACATATTATTTGTTCAACTATATAAAACAAAAGGTTTATTTGAGCCATTAATACTAATAGAAAATCAAAAATATACTGATTTAGACAAAAAATACCCCTTGTGCTTCCCTGAACCTTACTCCCTGAATATGGAGTTAGAGAAAGAAATAAACATGTTTAAGGACTATGTGAAGGCAAATGATCTAAATGATACGTTATCAAGGTATGTTTCTAACATAATATACGATAATAGAGTGTTAACAAATACACTTAAAATTGAAATATCAAGAGCACAATTTGCTATAACTATAATGGTATTAGGTAATATGCCAGAGTACGACACAAAAATAGCAGTGAACAAGGCTAAATTGATAATGTCTGGAATGGAATCAAGAAAGCCAACTAAAATACTTACTCATGTTTTGTGTTGTATTATATATGGTCTGTTGCAAAGACATGCAAAATCCGCTGCACAAAAAGGCAAAGCTCATTGCAGAGGATTAACAGCAAATATTGTGAACTTTATTTCTCCTAAAGATGAAAACCAAAAGCCATATTCAAGTATTACCTGTAGAGGCGTGGAAGTGGCCTTAACTGGCAAATAGAAGTCTTTCACACATATAGATTTATTCCTTTGCAAGGGGCGACATTTTTGTCGCCCCTTTTTGTTAAAAATATATCACACATTCAGCTGTAAGAAAAAATGACAGCTGAATGTTTAAAATAACGAATTATAACAATAAGTTAGCTTGACGGTTTGTGGTGGTGTCATGGTAAGGTTAGCTATCTGAACTCGGGAGGAAAGATATATGGATGCAGACCGTTTAGTTCGTTTGAAAGAAGTTCTTCATTACATCCCAGTTGGAAAATCTAGCTGGTGGGAGGGGGTTCGATCAGGCCGCTATCCTGCACCAGTACATCTGGGGCCACGAACTACGGCATGGAAATTGTCCTCAATTATGAAGCTCGTAAATGGGGAGGAGTCGAAATGAAAAATTCTCAGAGCCAACAGAAAGGAGACACTACTGTGACAACCCAAACGACACATAATCATTCAATCTCCTGCAGCGTGAGTAATTCAGGAACTCAATGTATTGAATTGTCATCAGAAGCTCTGCCCGGTTGGATTGGCAATTTTGTTGCCCTGGCTTGCCGGGATTCCGAAGCACATCCGGCAGCTGTCCTGATTACGTTACTTTTGCGTTTTGCCGCAGAATGCGAGGGACCATACGTCTTGATCGGAGATGCAAAGCAGTGGGCGCGAACTTTTGGGGTTATTGTGGGTGACAGTTCCAGGGCACGGAAAGGGACTTCTTCCAAGCCGGTCATGAAGCTGTTTACAGGACTTGAAGGGGCAGCTCGATATTCGCCAGGCCCGCTTTCAACAGGTGAAGGGCTTATCTATGCGGTCAGGGACGCGACGTTCGGTATTGATAAAAAGACTGGTGAAGAAATTATCATTGATCCCGGTGTCACAGACAAGCGGCTTTTCTTTCACGAAGAGGAGTTTCAACCAGCACTTTCCAGTACTCGCCGAGATGGTAGTACCCTTTCGGCGATTATCAGGGGGTTCTATGACGATGGCAATGCCGAACCAATGACAAAGACCAGCCGGATAAAGGCGACAAAGGCCCATGTGGTGATTCTTGGGCATATCACTAGGGCGGAGTTAAGACTTATGAGCCAAGTCCAGATGTTTAACGGGTTCGCCAATCGCTTCCTCTGGATTCATGCTCAACGACAGAAGCTGGTAGCGTTGCCCAAACCGATTCCCAAGGAAGAGATGGAGAAATATCGGCGAATCATTGCCAAGTGCGTCAAAGAGGCAAGGAAATTGAGGGTGGTACGGCTTACCAAAGAGGCAAAGGACTACTGGCAGGAAGTTTACCGTAGCCTTTCTGGCGAACATCCAGGCGCTTTTGGAGCGATTACTAGCCGTACCGAAACCCATACCATACGCTTGGCACTGATCTATGCCCTTGCAATGAACAAAAAAAATATCTCTGTATCTGAACTGAAAGCAGCACTGGCACTCGTTACCTATGCTCAGCAAACAGCCATGACTCTCTTCAGCGAAGATGCAGCAGGTGTCCATCACGAGAAGATTCTCCAGGCATTGCGTAATGCCCCTGAACACCGAATGACAAAAACTGAGATCAGCCGTGATGTTTTCAAAAAGAATGTCGAGGCAATGGAGATCAAGCGTGTTCTCGATGGGATGGCTGAGCGAGGAATTCTGCGAATTGAAGTGGTCAAGAAGGATGGCCACAAAATAACCATCGTGCACCTAATTTCGTAGTCCTGACGCTAGCGAGAGGCAGCACACGGCATGATAGTGGTGTTGTCCACATGTGTACGAATCTACGAATTTACGAATTGATTGAGTAGAATCAGACTTTGCCGCCTTGTCAGGTGACGCTTGAGAGTCACCCCCACATTGCCGTCATCGCGAGCGATATCTTCAAGTAAAAATAATTTAGCATACAACCAAAATATAGGAGAAACAGACATGTTTATCGAGATTCACGGACTTAATATGGTCATCCATGGGATGGGTAAACAAGATATTATAACTCTCTGTGACTGTTATCTTGGGCTCAAATTTGATGCCTTTACCACCATCAAAGAACATGAAGGTGGTAAGTATCTAGAAAAACGCTACAAATTTCCGAATGAGGATGCTAAGGAGAGTGTGTACATCCAATTCAAAGATAGAAAACCCGATTCCATGACGATTGTTAATCTTAAGGGCTCATTTTTTGATAACTCACCCGACTTCCGATTGTCAAAACTTCTGGCATGGCTTGCCAAGTACCAATGGACGCCAAAACAGCTTGATGTAGCTTATGTTGACGATGATAACTACTTGTCGATAGATAAGATAATTTGTTGGTGTGAAGATAGAAAAAAGTATTGTGCCGGTAGCCTTTTTGGAAACAGGCCGAAGATTCTGCGTGAAGAAAAGGACTTTGATGCAATCCGATTAGCAAAAGCAACGTCAACTACCAACTATGGAACAATTTATGTCCGCGATACTGGCCATGTACGAATTGAAATTAAGATCAAAAACATAGATAAGATACTGTACTTGCTTGACTCATATGATGATAAGAAACCACGTAAATTCAACGATAGGAGCCTTAAGCTCTTGGTTAGTTGCATCGACTTTATAACCTCTAAGACGAAAAAAACTAGAGATCCTGATCAATATGTTCGACAGCATTCATGGAGGCAATTTCTTGGATCAGACACTAAGAAAATTACCTTTAAGCAAATCGTAGAAAGAAGACGGAGTACAAGAGGAACATCTAATAGGATCACATTTGACAAGAAGATTAGGCGTACAGCTACCATGGTCAAAAACATGGTAGAGCGTCTCTCTGTTGAACACGCACTGGAGGATATATTCAAAATATTTGCAGAAAAAAGCGGATACAGATTAAAAAAGACGAAAACATACATTGATTTAGATGTAAAGGATGATATGTAGTGTTATCAAAATATTGTTATTTGACTAAAAGCTTATCATAAGTATAAATAAATTATATATATAACAATATACTATCAATAACACTACAGGTATAGTGTAATATCAATTAACAATAACTCGTATAGCCATTTACTAAAGTAATCAATTCAGACTAAGGTCAACGTTGA
Encoded proteins:
- a CDS encoding AlpA family transcriptional regulator, coding for MDADRLVRLKEVLHYIPVGKSSWWEGVRSGRYPAPVHLGPRTTAWKLSSIMKLVNGEESK
- a CDS encoding DUF3987 domain-containing protein; the protein is MEIVLNYEARKWGGVEMKNSQSQQKGDTTVTTQTTHNHSISCSVSNSGTQCIELSSEALPGWIGNFVALACRDSEAHPAAVLITLLLRFAAECEGPYVLIGDAKQWARTFGVIVGDSSRARKGTSSKPVMKLFTGLEGAARYSPGPLSTGEGLIYAVRDATFGIDKKTGEEIIIDPGVTDKRLFFHEEEFQPALSSTRRDGSTLSAIIRGFYDDGNAEPMTKTSRIKATKAHVVILGHITRAELRLMSQVQMFNGFANRFLWIHAQRQKLVALPKPIPKEEMEKYRRIIAKCVKEARKLRVVRLTKEAKDYWQEVYRSLSGEHPGAFGAITSRTETHTIRLALIYALAMNKKNISVSELKAALALVTYAQQTAMTLFSEDAAGVHHEKILQALRNAPEHRMTKTEISRDVFKKNVEAMEIKRVLDGMAERGILRIEVVKKDGHKITIVHLIS